One window of Labilithrix sp. genomic DNA carries:
- a CDS encoding AgmX/PglI C-terminal domain-containing protein, with product MRLHSACVVAALVLFSVFAPACKRGPAPSLVAKGDTFAEMRAVKGEISVTPPGESKRAPYPRERLADGAELSLASGALAWIRRDAGSVWLVAGPAQLTLKEDVFKMTSGRAFIDGEDAPPVRIDSPRGMVELENARASFEVLPDGSEDVYVLRGAARAKNTERGSAGERLTLKADGSITRSPAVAWDDWTGGLATADPAAQPAPFGLGTVGARPPGDKGKPRFSLVIERLDVRVTVDHDFATTEVDQTFVNPSSDTVEGIFSFRTPPGAVLSKFGVDRDGDVVWGKVKESAAAQQQYESNVYQGSTEDPALLAWSGPGTYNARLYPIQPGAKRRVVTRYAEWLSRQGPKSDRRLYVYPMAAEGARGSLPRIEELRVTFDLAKSGASRVKAGMNGRTEGKSVVIQAFDFVPRADLAVELFDGGESDPVAYRAPHTLTAEDIPMNADSKFAAKVSSEEPDYLLVPLRSSAADAVGPSAKGVDLAIVVDTSAATEPGALAIARSLTSALLAHLGPDDRAALWAGDATLRPIGEGSGELAAVDANKRRDWLAGLAGVERGGATDIGALLTEAAGKLDTKRRGAVLYIGDGLPSVGEVTPKAIKDRLVRLPPTTRIFAAGIGTRANVALLDSIARGAPVETVGDAYAAARSALRLLEAAQRGGWVGATVDLGPGIERVLPRELPPVAADESVLVVGRIAGRVPDKVTLKSGDESASKSLSVVTIEDTGDLRRRWGQGRMQELLGEGAGRAQLVDIGRRFGLVSPYTSLYVPTKREVERGDSAEREHVAQSRAEAIERRRFWRPWSRSWRYDEAPEAVAASAADNKEGGTGTRAKGEEGSMGNPQKSRYASATQPAEDMAPAASAAAPAGMIGLLNAGAGGDPNQAPAAPPPVATAAPATVDRDERARPAAPKAARAPAGAGDPLGARGNQWADQIGDSFGAGGLGLSGSGEGGAGRGEGIGLGNIGTIGHGAGTGTGQGFGAGHGKLGGAHATKAPAIRQGQMTMKGSLPAEVIQRIVRQNFGRFRLCYEAGLQKNPNLSGTVTTKFTIDRSGAVSNTADAGSDMPDKTVVQCVVKSFSTLSFPQPDDGTVIVSYPLQMTAGDDAAPKPQAANTTTTVTVTTTTGPIGVIGHTARPCGPGAELPLSERRVLWGERLANASTSAEAALAVYKKALDDCEAPTWRERTTLLLQMVEQLKTVTARVALWKSLVLTPAADVVYRAIVVRVQSVAELHELHTALGLATVDPDMLNGMLAKVKTPAEKVGVLRAAAQKWPDDLELGLRVLDAYEDAGDDAGSRAWARRLRRRADATAHVWTSVGEHYLRLAAREQGADAERDRIEGRRTFGEIVEFAPEDPAARRRLGDLLRAHGWYDEALRQYMTLQTLTPDDPAVPLLIASAAQGLGRVEEAVGWAEKAAQTGSPDGTSPLSRAARATALAFIAWAREDALKNGKKEDAEKLLARGKRLLAAGGKAGNDGDTVRVLVSWSHPELHPTLWTNALGAPMPSPDNFLPFGISEAKLSGSPAKVEVRLEPEDAARAARLGAKAIVTVIKGAGTPGETIVKQELSFGTVAAPSTTLALSYDGSLTVTAQVAKPEKPEAKK from the coding sequence ATGCGCCTTCATTCCGCCTGCGTCGTCGCCGCTCTCGTTCTGTTCTCCGTCTTCGCCCCCGCCTGCAAGCGAGGGCCCGCGCCGTCGCTCGTCGCGAAGGGAGACACCTTCGCCGAGATGCGCGCCGTCAAAGGCGAGATCAGCGTCACCCCGCCCGGCGAGAGCAAGCGCGCCCCCTACCCGCGCGAGCGCCTGGCCGACGGCGCCGAGCTCTCCCTCGCGAGCGGCGCGCTCGCGTGGATCCGCCGCGACGCGGGATCGGTGTGGCTCGTCGCCGGGCCGGCCCAGCTCACGCTGAAAGAAGACGTCTTCAAGATGACGTCCGGGCGCGCGTTCATCGACGGCGAGGACGCGCCGCCGGTGCGCATCGACTCGCCGCGCGGCATGGTCGAGCTCGAGAACGCGCGCGCGAGCTTCGAGGTCCTCCCCGACGGGAGCGAGGACGTCTACGTGCTGCGCGGCGCCGCGCGCGCGAAGAACACGGAGCGCGGCAGCGCCGGCGAGCGCCTCACGCTCAAGGCCGACGGCTCCATCACGCGGAGCCCCGCCGTCGCGTGGGACGACTGGACCGGCGGCCTCGCCACCGCCGACCCCGCTGCGCAGCCCGCGCCGTTCGGGCTCGGCACGGTGGGGGCGCGCCCGCCCGGCGACAAGGGCAAGCCGCGCTTCTCGCTCGTCATCGAGCGGCTCGACGTGCGCGTCACCGTCGACCACGACTTCGCGACGACCGAGGTCGATCAGACCTTCGTGAACCCGAGCTCCGACACCGTCGAGGGCATCTTCTCGTTCCGCACCCCGCCCGGCGCGGTGCTGAGCAAGTTCGGCGTCGATCGCGACGGCGACGTCGTGTGGGGCAAGGTCAAGGAGAGCGCCGCCGCGCAGCAGCAATACGAGAGCAACGTCTACCAGGGGTCGACCGAGGACCCTGCGCTGCTCGCGTGGAGCGGGCCCGGCACGTACAACGCGCGCCTCTACCCGATCCAGCCCGGCGCCAAGCGCCGCGTCGTCACGCGCTACGCGGAGTGGCTCTCGCGCCAGGGACCGAAGTCGGATCGCCGCCTCTACGTGTACCCGATGGCGGCCGAGGGCGCGCGCGGCTCGCTCCCGCGGATCGAGGAGCTGCGCGTCACGTTCGACCTCGCGAAGTCGGGCGCCTCCCGCGTGAAGGCGGGCATGAACGGGCGGACCGAAGGCAAGAGCGTCGTCATCCAGGCCTTCGACTTCGTCCCGCGCGCCGACCTCGCGGTCGAGCTCTTCGACGGCGGCGAGAGCGATCCCGTCGCGTACCGCGCGCCGCACACGCTCACCGCCGAAGACATCCCGATGAACGCCGACTCCAAGTTCGCGGCGAAGGTGTCGAGCGAGGAGCCCGACTACCTCCTCGTCCCGCTCCGCAGCAGCGCCGCCGACGCGGTCGGGCCTTCCGCCAAAGGTGTCGATCTCGCCATCGTCGTGGATACCTCCGCCGCGACCGAGCCCGGCGCCCTCGCGATCGCGCGCTCGCTCACGTCCGCGCTGCTCGCCCACCTCGGGCCCGACGATCGCGCCGCGCTCTGGGCCGGCGACGCGACGCTCCGGCCGATCGGCGAAGGCAGCGGCGAGCTCGCCGCGGTCGACGCGAACAAGCGCCGCGACTGGCTCGCCGGGCTCGCCGGCGTCGAGCGCGGCGGCGCGACCGACATCGGCGCGCTCCTCACCGAGGCGGCCGGAAAGCTCGACACGAAGCGCCGCGGCGCCGTGCTCTACATCGGCGACGGCCTGCCCTCCGTCGGCGAGGTCACGCCGAAGGCGATCAAGGACCGGCTCGTCCGCCTCCCGCCGACGACGCGCATCTTCGCGGCGGGAATCGGCACGCGCGCGAACGTGGCGCTCCTCGACTCGATCGCGCGCGGCGCGCCGGTCGAGACGGTCGGCGACGCCTACGCCGCCGCTCGCTCCGCGCTCCGCTTGCTCGAGGCCGCGCAGCGCGGCGGCTGGGTCGGGGCGACGGTCGATCTCGGCCCCGGGATCGAGCGCGTGCTCCCGCGCGAGCTGCCGCCCGTCGCGGCGGACGAGAGCGTGCTCGTCGTCGGCCGCATCGCCGGCCGCGTGCCCGACAAGGTCACGCTGAAGAGCGGCGACGAGAGCGCGTCGAAGTCGCTCAGCGTCGTCACGATCGAGGACACCGGCGACCTCCGCCGCCGCTGGGGCCAGGGCCGCATGCAGGAGCTCCTCGGCGAAGGCGCCGGCCGCGCGCAGCTCGTCGACATCGGGCGCCGCTTCGGGCTCGTGTCGCCGTACACGTCGCTCTACGTCCCGACGAAACGTGAGGTCGAGCGCGGCGACTCCGCCGAGCGCGAGCACGTCGCGCAGTCGCGCGCGGAGGCGATCGAGCGGCGTCGCTTCTGGCGGCCTTGGTCCCGCTCCTGGCGCTACGACGAGGCGCCGGAAGCGGTGGCCGCCTCCGCCGCCGACAACAAGGAGGGCGGCACCGGCACGCGCGCGAAGGGCGAAGAGGGCTCGATGGGCAACCCCCAGAAGAGCCGCTACGCGTCGGCGACGCAGCCCGCCGAGGACATGGCGCCCGCCGCGTCGGCCGCGGCGCCCGCCGGGATGATCGGCCTCCTCAACGCAGGCGCCGGCGGCGATCCGAACCAAGCCCCGGCCGCGCCGCCGCCCGTCGCGACGGCGGCGCCCGCCACCGTCGACCGCGACGAACGCGCGCGCCCCGCGGCCCCGAAGGCGGCGCGGGCGCCCGCCGGCGCCGGCGATCCTCTCGGCGCGCGCGGCAACCAGTGGGCCGATCAGATCGGCGACTCCTTCGGCGCGGGGGGGCTCGGCCTCTCCGGCAGCGGCGAAGGCGGCGCGGGACGCGGCGAAGGGATCGGCCTCGGCAACATCGGCACGATCGGACACGGCGCCGGGACCGGCACGGGCCAGGGCTTCGGCGCGGGGCACGGCAAGCTCGGCGGCGCGCACGCGACGAAGGCGCCGGCCATTCGGCAGGGTCAGATGACGATGAAGGGCAGCCTCCCCGCCGAGGTGATCCAGCGCATCGTGCGCCAGAACTTCGGACGCTTCCGCCTCTGCTACGAGGCCGGCCTCCAGAAGAACCCGAACCTCTCCGGCACCGTCACGACGAAGTTCACGATCGATCGCTCCGGCGCGGTGTCGAACACGGCCGACGCCGGCTCGGACATGCCGGACAAGACCGTGGTCCAGTGCGTCGTGAAGTCGTTCTCGACGCTCTCCTTCCCCCAGCCCGACGACGGCACCGTCATCGTCTCGTACCCGCTCCAGATGACGGCCGGCGACGACGCCGCGCCGAAGCCGCAGGCCGCGAACACGACGACGACCGTGACCGTCACCACCACCACCGGTCCGATCGGCGTCATCGGTCACACCGCGCGCCCGTGCGGCCCCGGCGCGGAGCTGCCGCTCTCGGAGCGCCGCGTCCTCTGGGGCGAGCGCCTCGCGAACGCGAGCACGTCGGCGGAGGCCGCGCTCGCGGTCTACAAGAAGGCGCTCGACGACTGCGAGGCGCCGACGTGGCGCGAGCGCACGACGCTGCTCCTCCAGATGGTGGAGCAGCTCAAGACCGTGACCGCGCGCGTCGCGCTCTGGAAGTCGCTCGTCCTCACGCCCGCGGCCGACGTGGTGTACCGCGCGATCGTCGTGCGCGTGCAGTCCGTCGCCGAGCTCCACGAGCTCCACACCGCGCTCGGCCTCGCGACGGTGGACCCCGACATGCTGAACGGCATGCTCGCGAAGGTGAAGACGCCGGCGGAGAAGGTCGGCGTCCTCCGCGCCGCGGCGCAGAAGTGGCCCGACGATCTCGAGCTCGGGCTCCGCGTGCTCGACGCCTACGAAGACGCGGGCGACGACGCCGGATCGCGCGCCTGGGCGCGCCGCCTCCGCCGCCGCGCCGACGCGACCGCGCACGTGTGGACCAGCGTCGGCGAGCACTACCTGCGCCTCGCCGCGCGCGAGCAGGGCGCCGACGCCGAGCGCGATCGGATCGAGGGCCGCCGCACGTTCGGCGAGATCGTCGAGTTCGCGCCCGAGGACCCGGCCGCGCGGCGCCGCCTCGGCGATCTCCTCCGCGCGCACGGCTGGTACGACGAGGCGCTCCGCCAGTACATGACGCTGCAGACGCTCACGCCGGACGATCCCGCGGTGCCGCTCCTCATCGCCTCGGCGGCGCAAGGCCTCGGCCGCGTCGAGGAGGCCGTCGGCTGGGCGGAGAAGGCCGCCCAGACCGGCTCGCCCGACGGCACGAGCCCGCTCTCCCGCGCCGCGCGCGCGACCGCGCTCGCGTTCATCGCTTGGGCGCGCGAGGACGCGCTGAAGAACGGGAAGAAGGAGGACGCGGAGAAGCTCCTCGCGCGCGGCAAGCGCCTCCTCGCCGCCGGCGGCAAGGCCGGCAACGACGGCGACACCGTGCGCGTCCTCGTCTCGTGGTCGCACCCCGAGCTGCACCCGACGTTGTGGACGAACGCGCTCGGCGCGCCGATGCCCTCGCCCGACAACTTCCTGCCGTTCGGGATCTCGGAGGCGAAGCTCTCCGGCTCGCCGGCGAAGGTCGAGGTGCGGCTCGAGCCCGAAGACGCGGCCCGCGCGGCGCGCCTCGGCGCGAAGGCGATCGTCACCGTCATCAAGGGCGCCGGCACGCCGGGCGAGACGATCGTGAAGCAGGAGCTCTCGTTCGGCACCGTCGCCGCGCCGTCGACGACGCTCGCGCTCAGCTACGACGGATCGCTCACCGTCACGGCGCAGGTCGCGAAGCCCGAGAAGCCGGAGGCGAAGAAGTGA
- a CDS encoding VWA domain-containing protein, which yields MKLRDLKAKLRALPQTLRSMTREDLKRHALSLVRPRTAVLLLALLAITAGAIGLRSRGGATATIGGLETTVGDLRSLHADVSVQGKAALGDTRLRDGDDVKTGPEGRARMRLDDGTVVIVAGDTELTLKGQKLLLAKGRLFVQAGTSSRTEVAIKDASATVVSSAAAFDAGDGKGKASVYCARGEVIVATGGKSTHAASGETATIEGANVKVAPETAFDDWTGGLAVPWSGEKAPASAIAELWAGSGETDPGAPLVVRSQKVNVTVEGELAVTRMRTSYFNGSDRELRADVRLALPEGAVVSRVARCDEGRIEFLASMEIAKDAGTIANGSSRLEWAGGGWLRGALMGIEAGKSVDLLIDYVEWLPQKNGRATYRFPMASEIEAPMVGGLEVKVSSLAPAKWLSASTGAAIVNGAIELRRADIRPTGDLVVELLPAVVKADAARAYVERPNDGKEDPYVVVRTEVPDVGESGVALALVVDTSSSVGPALLETERAAVDAILESMGPKDSVVVVAADQNAVMVGPDKLSPVTTELRAQIRKDMTQLRSGGASNLGVALERAADLLDAADAKTAPASPGKNPGMVVYLGDGRPTVGESTGRDLRRRLGLRANGAPRLGALAIGQGADRWLLAELVSGAGPVFDVLDRPDAARAASALVAEALAPTIRDVSLVLGATIDRVYPRDARAVPAGTTLTVAGRLRGALPDKISIRYRQGTEVVEKIIPLEEVKLPQDADVAKRWTALRIEETISRDDGIEPAIALAAKSRLLTPWTVWSWYGASASTPFADRILGLSPRTDAAYAGRVQPAPQPPSLLLEPPAVFDGEATIEQAAEIAARHNLENNMSAMVACRDARASIKPSVTGDLKIDVSVNADGKATKVTVTSSRPGEDDPILDRCIKVVVGSMPFFDAGVAFNFSHVISLPPAPSSRRTECSVASTLPLAVRRGIWRARKARGQLDYGTAAHSCELPTWSDRRTLLGIMALGMNAQTGTALAKSLSAQGETDAAAFVKQELLLHTSLTALGYEELRRLLIDDEPKVDRALDKAFRAAKNDEAREKVLRRFLRLAPHSPLGRRLLLGMLENKNDRGGLLDAIEQIRSDVFADAGLLAECASALRRIGEDAEGRRAFGDLIERAPRDPWTLGYVGDRLRAEGLYEDAALAYLRLDAAMPDDPAVTLRLALAHAGAGRLDVATRLLDRVAQTGGRGDDGRLGELASVVAASLLANAREDKPSPETDALLVRRLAQTPLPDVASIILVRTPLTDDKVEVSIARNVKDKDELPADLDASAMGLSALRIERGGGTARIRIKRTGAVSARTTKGLVTALVLGSDRAKAKLVTREVDIGGTDKGTELRWTGEAFE from the coding sequence GTGAAGCTCCGCGACCTGAAAGCAAAGCTCCGCGCGCTCCCGCAGACGCTGCGGAGCATGACGCGCGAAGACCTGAAGCGGCACGCGCTCTCCCTCGTCCGCCCCCGCACCGCGGTCCTGCTCCTCGCGCTCCTCGCGATCACCGCCGGCGCGATCGGGCTCCGCTCGCGCGGCGGCGCCACCGCCACGATCGGCGGGCTCGAGACCACGGTCGGCGATCTCCGCTCGCTCCACGCCGACGTGAGCGTGCAAGGCAAGGCCGCCCTCGGCGACACGCGCCTCCGCGACGGCGACGACGTGAAGACCGGACCCGAGGGCCGCGCGCGGATGCGGCTCGACGACGGCACCGTCGTCATCGTCGCGGGCGACACCGAGCTCACGCTGAAGGGCCAGAAGCTCCTCCTCGCGAAGGGTCGCCTCTTCGTCCAGGCCGGCACCTCCTCGCGGACCGAGGTCGCGATCAAGGACGCGAGCGCGACCGTGGTGTCGAGCGCGGCGGCGTTCGACGCCGGCGACGGCAAGGGCAAGGCGAGCGTGTATTGTGCACGTGGCGAGGTCATCGTCGCGACCGGCGGGAAGTCCACCCACGCCGCGAGCGGCGAGACCGCGACGATCGAAGGCGCGAACGTGAAGGTCGCGCCCGAGACCGCGTTCGACGACTGGACGGGTGGGCTCGCGGTGCCGTGGTCGGGCGAGAAGGCGCCCGCGAGCGCGATCGCCGAGCTCTGGGCCGGGAGCGGCGAGACCGATCCGGGCGCGCCGCTCGTCGTGCGCTCGCAGAAGGTCAACGTCACGGTCGAGGGAGAGCTCGCGGTGACGCGGATGCGGACGAGCTACTTCAACGGCTCCGACCGCGAGCTCCGCGCCGACGTGCGGCTCGCGCTCCCCGAGGGCGCGGTCGTCTCCCGCGTCGCGCGCTGCGACGAAGGGCGCATCGAGTTCCTGGCGTCGATGGAGATCGCGAAGGACGCGGGCACGATCGCGAACGGCTCGAGCCGCCTCGAGTGGGCGGGCGGCGGCTGGCTCCGCGGCGCCCTCATGGGGATCGAGGCGGGGAAGTCCGTCGACCTCCTGATCGACTACGTCGAGTGGCTGCCGCAGAAGAACGGGCGCGCGACGTACCGCTTCCCGATGGCGAGCGAGATCGAGGCGCCGATGGTCGGCGGGCTCGAGGTCAAGGTGTCGTCGCTCGCGCCCGCGAAGTGGCTCTCCGCGAGCACCGGCGCGGCGATCGTGAACGGCGCGATCGAGCTCCGGCGCGCCGACATCCGTCCCACCGGCGACCTCGTCGTCGAGCTCTTGCCCGCCGTCGTGAAGGCGGACGCCGCGCGCGCGTACGTCGAGCGTCCGAACGACGGCAAGGAAGACCCGTACGTCGTCGTCCGCACCGAGGTGCCCGACGTCGGCGAGAGCGGCGTCGCGCTCGCGCTCGTGGTCGACACGTCGAGCAGCGTCGGCCCCGCCCTCCTCGAGACGGAGCGCGCCGCGGTCGACGCGATCCTCGAGTCGATGGGGCCGAAGGACTCCGTCGTCGTCGTCGCGGCCGATCAGAACGCGGTCATGGTCGGGCCCGACAAGCTCTCGCCGGTGACGACCGAGCTCCGCGCGCAGATCCGCAAGGACATGACGCAGCTCCGCTCCGGCGGCGCGTCGAACCTCGGCGTCGCGCTCGAGCGCGCGGCCGATCTCCTCGACGCCGCGGACGCGAAGACTGCGCCAGCGTCCCCTGGGAAGAACCCGGGCATGGTCGTGTACCTCGGCGACGGCCGGCCGACCGTCGGCGAGAGCACGGGGCGCGACCTCCGCCGCCGCCTCGGCCTCCGCGCGAACGGCGCGCCGCGGCTCGGCGCGCTCGCGATCGGTCAGGGCGCCGATCGCTGGTTGCTCGCGGAGCTCGTGTCGGGCGCGGGCCCCGTCTTCGACGTGCTCGATCGCCCCGACGCCGCGCGCGCGGCCTCGGCCCTCGTCGCGGAGGCGCTCGCGCCGACGATCCGCGACGTGTCGCTCGTGCTCGGCGCTACGATCGATCGCGTGTACCCGCGCGACGCGCGCGCGGTGCCGGCCGGCACCACCCTCACCGTCGCCGGCCGCCTCCGCGGCGCGCTCCCCGACAAGATCTCGATCCGCTACCGCCAGGGCACCGAGGTCGTCGAGAAGATCATCCCGCTCGAGGAGGTGAAGCTCCCGCAGGACGCGGACGTCGCGAAGCGATGGACCGCGCTCCGGATCGAGGAGACGATCTCGCGCGACGACGGCATCGAGCCCGCGATCGCGCTCGCGGCGAAGTCTCGGCTCCTCACGCCGTGGACGGTCTGGTCCTGGTACGGCGCGAGCGCGTCGACGCCGTTCGCCGACCGCATCCTCGGCCTCTCGCCGAGGACCGACGCGGCGTACGCCGGCCGCGTGCAGCCCGCGCCGCAGCCGCCGTCGCTGCTCCTCGAGCCTCCGGCGGTGTTCGACGGCGAGGCGACGATCGAGCAGGCGGCCGAGATCGCGGCGCGCCACAACCTCGAGAACAACATGTCGGCGATGGTCGCGTGCCGCGACGCGCGCGCCTCGATCAAGCCGAGCGTGACCGGCGACCTCAAGATCGACGTGAGCGTGAACGCCGACGGCAAGGCGACGAAGGTGACGGTGACGTCGTCGCGTCCGGGCGAGGACGATCCGATCCTCGATCGCTGCATCAAGGTCGTCGTCGGCTCGATGCCGTTCTTCGACGCCGGCGTCGCGTTCAACTTCAGCCACGTCATCTCGCTCCCGCCCGCGCCGTCGTCGCGGCGCACCGAGTGCAGCGTCGCGTCGACGTTGCCGCTCGCCGTCCGCCGCGGCATCTGGCGCGCGCGCAAGGCGCGCGGACAGCTCGACTACGGCACCGCCGCGCACAGCTGCGAGCTCCCGACCTGGAGCGATCGCCGCACGCTGCTCGGGATCATGGCCCTTGGGATGAACGCGCAGACGGGGACCGCGCTCGCGAAGAGCCTCTCGGCGCAGGGCGAGACCGACGCGGCCGCGTTCGTGAAGCAGGAGCTCCTCCTTCACACGTCGCTCACCGCGCTCGGCTACGAGGAGCTGCGCCGCCTCCTCATCGACGACGAGCCGAAGGTCGATCGCGCGCTCGACAAGGCGTTCCGCGCGGCGAAGAACGACGAGGCGCGCGAGAAGGTGCTGCGCCGCTTCCTCCGCCTCGCGCCGCACTCGCCGCTCGGCCGCCGCCTCCTCCTCGGGATGCTCGAGAACAAGAACGATCGCGGCGGCCTCCTCGACGCGATCGAGCAGATCCGGAGCGACGTCTTCGCCGACGCCGGCCTCCTCGCCGAGTGCGCGTCCGCGCTCCGCCGCATCGGCGAGGACGCCGAGGGCCGCCGCGCGTTCGGCGACCTCATCGAGCGCGCGCCGCGCGATCCCTGGACGCTGGGCTACGTCGGCGATCGCCTCCGCGCGGAGGGCCTCTACGAAGACGCGGCCCTCGCGTACCTCCGCCTCGACGCGGCGATGCCGGACGATCCCGCGGTGACGCTGCGCCTCGCGCTCGCGCACGCGGGCGCGGGCCGCCTCGACGTCGCGACGCGCCTCCTCGATCGCGTCGCGCAGACGGGCGGCCGCGGCGACGACGGGCGTCTCGGCGAGCTCGCCTCGGTCGTCGCGGCCTCGCTCCTCGCGAACGCGCGCGAGGACAAACCGTCGCCCGAGACCGACGCGCTCCTCGTGCGCCGCCTCGCGCAGACGCCGCTGCCCGACGTCGCGAGCATCATCCTCGTGCGGACCCCGCTCACCGACGACAAGGTCGAGGTGTCGATCGCGCGCAACGTGAAGGACAAGGACGAGCTGCCGGCGGACCTCGACGCCTCGGCGATGGGGCTCTCCGCGCTCCGCATCGAGCGCGGCGGCGGCACCGCGCGCATCCGCATCAAGCGCACCGGCGCGGTGAGCGCGCGCACGACGAAGGGCCTCGTCACCGCGCTCGTGCTCGGGAGCGATCGCGCGAAGGCGAAGCTCGTGACACGCGAGGTCGACATCGGCGGGACCGACAAGGGGACGGAGCTCCGCTGGACCGGGGAGGCGTTCGAATGA
- a CDS encoding Uma2 family endonuclease codes for MQSAPKLELSYAEYARREGTSETKHEFFDGEIFAMSGGSIAHGRLGTRVRDAIKGSLSSGRDCVVEGPDIRVRTPSGKGTYPDGFVVCGKLETDAEDPESVTNPILLVEVLSESTEAYDRGKKFDHYRSLTSLKEYVLVSHQDPLIESHVRNPDGTWTTTYAARGETLVLRSVDARLEVDSIYEGMTHVDGVMRLT; via the coding sequence ATGCAGTCGGCTCCGAAACTCGAGTTGAGTTACGCCGAGTACGCGAGGCGCGAAGGGACGAGCGAGACGAAGCACGAGTTCTTCGACGGCGAGATCTTCGCCATGTCGGGTGGGTCGATCGCGCATGGAAGGCTCGGCACCCGCGTTCGCGACGCCATCAAGGGTTCTCTCTCCAGTGGACGCGACTGCGTGGTCGAGGGGCCAGACATCCGCGTGCGCACCCCGTCGGGGAAAGGAACCTATCCGGACGGGTTCGTGGTGTGCGGCAAGCTCGAGACCGACGCCGAAGACCCCGAGTCGGTCACCAACCCGATCCTCCTCGTCGAGGTCTTGTCGGAGAGCACGGAGGCTTACGATCGTGGGAAGAAGTTCGATCACTATCGGTCGCTGACGAGCCTCAAGGAGTACGTCCTCGTCTCGCACCAGGACCCCCTCATCGAGAGTCATGTCCGCAATCCCGATGGGACGTGGACGACCACCTACGCCGCCCGCGGCGAGACCTTGGTGTTGCGTTCGGTCGACGCTCGACTGGAGGTCGACTCGATCTACGAGGGGATGACCCATGTAGACGGCGTCATGCGCCTCACCTGA
- a CDS encoding pyridoxamine 5'-phosphate oxidase family protein, translating to MGESSKAHLKELLESFDDAMLITRHGEEMHARPMAVADVEGANTLWFVTSTGAPKSDEIRLDSRVSVTFQSSTRFVALSGRGVLVHDKAKIDQLWKPSWKAWFPNGKDDPSIALIQVTVTDAELWDNAGLKGIRYAFEVAKAALTGTTPDVDAAQHARVKPTNGDAPVSSRH from the coding sequence ATGGGAGAGAGCAGCAAGGCACACCTGAAGGAGCTCCTCGAGTCTTTCGACGACGCGATGTTGATCACGCGGCACGGCGAGGAGATGCACGCGCGACCGATGGCGGTCGCCGACGTGGAGGGAGCGAACACGCTCTGGTTCGTGACCTCGACCGGCGCGCCGAAGTCGGACGAGATCCGCCTCGACTCGCGCGTGTCCGTCACGTTCCAGTCGTCGACCCGCTTCGTGGCGCTCAGCGGCCGCGGCGTGCTCGTCCACGACAAAGCGAAGATCGATCAGCTCTGGAAGCCGTCCTGGAAGGCATGGTTCCCGAACGGGAAGGACGACCCGTCCATCGCGCTCATCCAGGTGACCGTGACCGACGCCGAGCTCTGGGACAACGCCGGCTTGAAGGGGATCCGCTACGCCTTCGAGGTCGCGAAGGCCGCGCTCACCGGGACGACGCCGGACGTCGACGCCGCGCAGCACGCCCGCGTGAAGCCCACCAACGGGGACGCGCCGGTCTCGTCGCGGCACTGA